A window of the Nibribacter ruber genome harbors these coding sequences:
- a CDS encoding ferredoxin--NADP reductase, translating to MSNTHYHMKVADITQETSDAVTLHLEHPQKNSITFIPGQFLTLIIPVNGTKVRRSYSLCSTPDDPRFSVTVKRVDGGLMSNYILDNVKVGQEIEVMAPLGNFNLQADASKKRHIYLFGGGSGITPLMSMTRTILKDEPQSRVTLIYGNRNENSVIFKSEFDRLEQENPERLKVVYVYNESLKDATEQQEENIGLLDRMMVIKLMDKCKAPGFTEESFYMCGPEGMMNEVRDALQFLRVPSDRVFKESFVAPTTPEDKNVTGANETDEIVTQTVTIIYEGKEYKVEVEPNETILEAGLRDDIDLPYSCQAGLCTACRGKCLTGRVHLDEREGLSDSEIAQGYVLNCVGHPLTSDVVIEIG from the coding sequence ATGAGCAATACTCACTACCACATGAAGGTGGCGGACATCACCCAAGAAACCTCCGACGCTGTAACCCTTCATTTAGAGCATCCCCAGAAAAATAGCATCACCTTTATTCCGGGTCAGTTTTTAACCCTGATCATTCCGGTGAATGGTACCAAGGTGCGCCGCTCTTACTCGTTGTGCAGCACCCCAGATGATCCAAGGTTCTCTGTGACCGTGAAACGCGTAGATGGCGGTTTGATGTCTAATTACATCCTGGATAACGTCAAAGTAGGACAGGAAATTGAAGTGATGGCCCCGCTCGGGAATTTCAACCTGCAAGCCGATGCCTCTAAAAAGCGCCACATCTACCTGTTTGGTGGTGGTAGCGGTATCACGCCATTGATGTCCATGACCAGAACTATCTTAAAGGATGAGCCTCAGAGCCGGGTGACCTTGATTTACGGGAACCGCAATGAGAACTCTGTCATCTTCAAAAGCGAGTTTGACCGTCTGGAGCAGGAAAATCCTGAGCGTCTGAAAGTGGTCTACGTGTACAATGAGTCCCTGAAAGACGCCACGGAGCAACAAGAGGAGAATATTGGCCTGTTGGACCGCATGATGGTCATCAAATTGATGGACAAGTGCAAGGCGCCGGGCTTTACAGAGGAAAGCTTCTACATGTGCGGACCAGAAGGCATGATGAACGAGGTGCGCGACGCCCTGCAGTTCCTGCGTGTGCCTTCGGACCGCGTGTTCAAGGAAAGCTTTGTGGCACCAACCACGCCCGAAGACAAGAACGTGACCGGCGCCAACGAGACAGATGAGATTGTGACCCAAACGGTGACCATCATCTATGAAGGCAAAGAGTACAAAGTAGAAGTAGAACCCAACGAGACCATCCTGGAAGCCGGTCTGCGGGATGATATTGATTTGCCGTATTCTTGCCAGGCCGGTCTGTGTACCGCCTGCCGTGGCAAATGCCTAACCGGGCGCGTGCATTTAGATGAGCGCGAAGGCCTCTCTGACTCTGAGATTGCCCAAGGGTATGTACTAAACTGTGTAGGCCATCCGCTCACCTCAGACGTGGTGATTGAGATTGGATAA
- a CDS encoding peptidoglycan DD-metalloendopeptidase family protein, with product MNHPAHLIESLQSRAGTFAPVLDHDLNGPDVALLDFSASNPALLHSNLRDTAEFEQVVAHMLREKNATVGVGGYFENRVIYRRSNHFSGPEESRNIHLGVDIWAPAHIPIYTPVAGRMHSFQDNNNFGDYGPTLILEHELNGLVFYTLYGHLSRASLAGKFIGQEFAAGEQIATMGPYPENGDWPPHVHFQVMTDMLGKTGDFPGVCAPSEVAYYQNICLNPNLLLNSVHLQ from the coding sequence ATGAACCATCCTGCCCACTTGATAGAGAGCCTGCAGTCGCGCGCCGGCACGTTTGCACCGGTGTTAGACCATGATTTAAACGGGCCAGACGTGGCGCTCCTAGATTTTTCTGCGTCCAACCCGGCCCTGCTGCACTCTAATTTACGAGACACGGCAGAATTTGAACAGGTTGTGGCTCACATGCTTCGCGAGAAGAACGCTACCGTGGGCGTGGGCGGATATTTTGAGAACCGGGTCATTTACCGCCGAAGCAACCATTTCAGTGGCCCTGAAGAATCCAGGAACATTCACCTGGGCGTAGACATCTGGGCACCGGCGCACATTCCCATTTACACACCCGTGGCCGGCAGAATGCACAGCTTTCAGGACAACAACAACTTCGGGGATTATGGCCCCACCCTTATTCTGGAGCATGAACTAAACGGACTGGTCTTTTACACCTTGTATGGACATCTCAGCCGAGCCAGTCTGGCGGGCAAGTTCATAGGCCAGGAGTTTGCCGCCGGAGAGCAAATTGCCACCATGGGCCCGTACCCAGAAAACGGCGACTGGCCGCCGCATGTGCATTTCCAGGTGATGACAGACATGCTGGGCAAGACGGGTGATTTCCCTGGGGTGTGCGCGCCGTCAGAAGTGGCCTATTACCAAAACATCTGCCTCAACCCCAACCTGCTCCTCAACTCTGTACATTTGCAATAA
- a CDS encoding mechanosensitive ion channel family protein — MFDLDRLVLSIQDFAVLYGIKLLIAIFILIVGLWIIGRVTNFAYRVMKQRNVDPSLRPFLRNVLRIALLVLLFMVVVAQVGLEITSFVAVLGSAGLAVGLALQGSLSNFAGGVLLLTVKPFKVGDFIEAQGQKGRVCIINIFNTVIITEDNKTVFLPNGPLASAVIVNYDVEKNRRLEIQLVVDASVPLSKVKAVLHQVIDAEPLVLQEPAPTIGVEKLSAQTVTLFVHAWVLGERGRSRSNVFDSLTEQIKDAFEKEEIPLK; from the coding sequence ATGTTTGACCTAGACCGATTAGTACTTAGCATTCAAGACTTTGCCGTGCTGTATGGCATAAAGTTATTGATTGCCATCTTCATCTTAATTGTAGGCCTGTGGATCATTGGGCGCGTCACCAATTTTGCCTACCGCGTCATGAAGCAACGCAACGTGGATCCTTCCTTGCGGCCTTTCTTACGGAACGTGTTGCGCATTGCCCTTTTGGTCTTGCTGTTCATGGTGGTAGTGGCGCAGGTTGGGCTGGAGATTACGTCTTTTGTGGCGGTACTGGGTTCGGCGGGTCTGGCCGTGGGTCTTGCTTTGCAGGGGAGTCTGTCTAACTTTGCCGGCGGCGTGCTGTTGCTCACCGTTAAACCGTTTAAGGTAGGAGATTTCATTGAAGCCCAAGGTCAGAAAGGCAGAGTCTGCATCATCAACATCTTCAATACGGTCATCATCACCGAGGACAACAAAACCGTTTTTCTACCCAACGGCCCCTTGGCCTCGGCCGTGATTGTGAACTATGACGTGGAGAAAAACCGCCGCTTGGAGATTCAATTGGTGGTGGATGCCTCGGTACCCTTGTCAAAAGTTAAGGCCGTGTTACACCAGGTGATTGACGCTGAGCCGCTGGTTTTACAGGAGCCTGCCCCAACTATCGGCGTAGAGAAGCTTTCTGCGCAAACGGTAACGTTGTTTGTGCACGCGTGGGTGCTTGGCGAACGCGGGCGCTCCCGTTCCAACGTGTTTGACTCCCTCACCGAACAAATAAAAGACGCTTTTGAGAAAGAAGAAATCCCCTTGAAGTAG
- a CDS encoding ABC transporter permease: MNLSRYIAGRLSGARSDSFTASVTKIAKFSVGLGIAIMIVSYAILQGFRHEIQAKIFSFGGHLQVSKFDTNNSFEGYPMSTKTGLEDYKNIPGVEKLQPFARKTAIIKTEDEVLGVVLKGVDSTYDFRSMRQNMVSGSVMEFTDTAASEQIMMSQIMADKLRLKVGDRVLFYFIQNPPRVRKFEVKGIFKTGLEEFDNVYVLGDLQQIRDLNQWPDSLVGGYEILLKDFTQIDTVASQVFDKMNYDLQLEKITDTYAQLFDWLELLKRNVIIFLVLIIFVATFNMVSTLFIMILERTNMIGALKAMGATNGQIRGIFLHRGLKLTISGLIGGNLLALAFCFVQDYFKIIPLDPENYYMDTVPIFWDWRIWVVVNGITFLLTMLSILLPTLLIARIHPVKAIKFD, encoded by the coding sequence GTGAACCTCTCCCGCTACATAGCCGGTCGTTTGTCCGGAGCCCGTTCTGACTCTTTTACCGCGTCTGTCACAAAAATAGCAAAGTTCAGCGTAGGGCTGGGCATTGCCATCATGATTGTTTCATACGCCATCCTGCAGGGCTTTCGGCACGAGATCCAAGCCAAGATTTTCAGCTTTGGCGGACACCTGCAAGTAAGCAAATTTGACACCAACAATTCCTTTGAAGGCTACCCCATGAGCACGAAAACAGGATTGGAGGACTACAAGAACATACCAGGCGTGGAGAAATTGCAGCCCTTCGCGCGCAAGACGGCCATCATTAAAACGGAGGACGAGGTGCTGGGCGTGGTCTTGAAAGGCGTAGATTCTACCTATGATTTCAGGAGCATGCGGCAAAACATGGTGTCTGGCTCCGTGATGGAGTTCACAGATACGGCCGCCTCTGAACAGATCATGATGAGCCAGATCATGGCCGACAAGCTGAGACTCAAAGTAGGCGACCGCGTGCTGTTTTACTTCATCCAGAATCCGCCTCGGGTCCGCAAGTTTGAGGTGAAAGGCATATTTAAAACCGGGCTAGAGGAATTTGACAACGTGTACGTGCTGGGAGATTTGCAACAGATACGCGATCTTAACCAATGGCCAGATTCTTTGGTGGGCGGTTATGAGATTCTCTTGAAGGACTTCACGCAGATTGACACGGTGGCCAGCCAGGTCTTTGACAAGATGAACTATGACCTGCAACTGGAGAAGATCACCGATACCTACGCTCAGTTGTTTGATTGGCTGGAACTGCTCAAGCGCAACGTTATCATTTTTCTGGTGCTCATTATTTTCGTGGCCACGTTCAACATGGTCTCTACGCTGTTCATCATGATTCTGGAACGCACCAACATGATTGGCGCGCTAAAAGCCATGGGAGCCACCAACGGACAAATCCGCGGCATTTTCCTGCACCGAGGCCTCAAGCTCACCATCTCTGGTTTGATTGGCGGTAACCTGCTGGCGCTAGCTTTCTGCTTTGTTCAGGACTATTTCAAAATCATCCCCCTTGATCCTGAAAACTACTACATGGACACCGTGCCTATTTTCTGGGATTGGCGCATTTGGGTAGTGGTGAATGGCATTACCTTCCTGCTCACCATGCTGTCCATCTTGCTGCCAACTTTATTAATTGCCAGAATACATCCCGTAAAAGCCATCAAGTTTGATTAA